One part of the Streptomyces ferrugineus genome encodes these proteins:
- a CDS encoding response regulator, producing the protein MTTQQPVRIVLADDERMVRSALRAILSAEPDLEVVGEAATGAQAVSVVRELRPDVVLMDVRMPEIDGIRATEQILATLDEPPRIVVVTTFENDSYVYDALRAGATGFLLKRADADALVQAVRLVSHTDTLLFPSAVRALAAEHARANPTPPPWVARLTARESDVLRLMAQGLTNAEIARRMDVGPATVKSHVAAVLAKTGTRDRTQAVIAAYEAGFMNAR; encoded by the coding sequence ATGACGACCCAGCAGCCCGTCCGGATCGTGCTCGCCGACGACGAGCGCATGGTGCGCTCCGCGCTGCGCGCCATCCTCTCCGCCGAGCCGGACCTGGAGGTGGTCGGCGAGGCGGCGACCGGGGCGCAGGCCGTGTCGGTGGTGCGGGAGCTGCGGCCCGACGTGGTCCTGATGGACGTACGCATGCCCGAGATCGACGGCATCCGGGCCACCGAGCAGATCCTCGCCACGCTCGACGAACCGCCCCGGATCGTCGTCGTCACCACCTTCGAGAACGACTCGTATGTGTACGACGCCCTGCGCGCCGGAGCCACCGGGTTCCTGCTGAAGCGGGCGGACGCGGACGCGCTGGTCCAGGCCGTACGGCTGGTGTCGCACACCGACACCCTGCTGTTCCCGTCGGCCGTACGCGCCCTCGCGGCCGAGCACGCGCGCGCGAATCCCACGCCGCCGCCCTGGGTGGCGCGGCTCACGGCCCGCGAGAGCGACGTGCTGCGGCTGATGGCGCAGGGGCTGACCAACGCGGAGATCGCACGGCGGATGGACGTCGGCCCGGCCACCGTGAAGTCGCATGTGGCGGCGGTGCTGGCGAAGACCGGCACACGGGACCGCACCCAGGCGGTGATCGCCGCCTACGAGGCGGGCTTCATGAACGCTCGATGA